The DNA sequence CTCTTTGCCATTTTTACGGTTGAGCCAAATGACCGAGTACACATAACCCACCAAAGGAATGGCAAGAGAGAAAAAAATGACCATCTCCTCAGCACTTTGGTTGGTATATGCCATCACGGCACCCATAAAAGCAACTTGATACCCTTCCATAATGAAAAAGATTTTGTTGGTGATGAGCGGTGTTTGCATCATCGTAGCAACCAGATAAAAGAACCACGAATAAATCACAAAATGAACAGGATTGCCAAAAAGTAGGTAGGTCAATGTTACGGCACTAAACCCCATTGTTCCAAACGTCGTAATGGCTAAAACATTGTGGTGTTTAAAGAAAGGATGAATAGAGGCTAAAACCACCATTATGGCAAAAAAGACAGCCGTTGCGCGTCCCGCTAAAATAAAATAGAAACTATCACTTCCACGATGCAGTTGATAATCAAACGGTATATAGACAATGGACAAGAAAAGACCAACACAACTGAAATAGAAAAAATTTTTAGAGATACGTTTCCAAAAATAGACCTCAAACGAGTCAAAATGAACAAGGCGGTTGGGAAGAACCATAACAAGCTCCTTACAAAGATCATCCTCGAAATTAAGTATAGCAAAACTCATGTGAGGAGAAAATTTTTCAAATTTCTAGATGTAGATCAAGGTTTTTCATTTTTAATTAGGATAAAATGACTCTCATATAAAACAATTGAAAGGATAACCATGATTTTTACCGCAAAAATAGACAAAACAGCCCTCAAAGGCACACCCGTAAAACTGGAAGGAACCTTCCAAGAAGTAGGAAACTATGCGCCTATTGTCAAAGTTGTCACACCCGACTTACAAGAAAAAACCATCGGTGGAGAGAGTAACAAGGCACAACTCATCATCGCGGTACCGTCCTTAGACACACCTGTGTGTGACGCAGAAGCGAGACGTTTTAACCAAGAAGTTGCCAAACATGAGAACATTGACACGACGATTATTTCGATGGACTTACCGTTTGCGAGCGCAAAATTTTGCAATGTTGCAGGTATTGAAAATCTAACCGTTGGTAGTGACTTTAGACACAAAGCATTTGCCCGTGCTTATGGCATGCTCATTGCTGATGGTGCACTTGAAGGCTTGTGTGCTAGAGCGCTTTTTGTGATTAGCAAAGATGGTAAGATCGTTTACAAACAGGTGGTTCCTGAAATCACAGAGGAACCCAATTATGACGAAGCGCTAAATGCCGCTATCGATGCAGCCAACAGGGGGGCTAGTTGTTGTGGTTTTTGTCAGTAGTTTAACCCCACCAGAGCCTCCAAAAACGACGGCTCTTCAAAACCTTCAAGCACAACCACACCGCATTTTCTTTTTTGCGGGTGTGGTCAATGGCTTGCTCTTTGTTGCTCTTTTGGGTCTGCATTATGCTGCTCTTTTGAGTTTACATGTAAGCGTTGGGCTATACCATGCTTACGCGATGACGTTTATCGTCTTTACGCAATTCTTTGCAGGTTTTTTGCTAACAACATTTCCACGCTATCTTTCACGTCCATCGGCAAAGCAAAGCGAGTATATGCCTGTTGCATGGCTGATCAACGGTGGTAGTGTGTTCTTTGTGGTATGCTCTTTTATTTCAGAAATGACACTTATCGCGCCTATGTTGGTTATTTTGGCGGGCTATGTGAAACTCTGCTTACTTTTGCTTGATTTTCAAACGAAAAGTACGGTAACAAATAAAACAGATACCACATGGATGCTCAGAGCTTTTGCTCTAGGAACGGTTGGTCAAGTGCTTTTTATAGCGAATCTTTTTATTCCAACCTATGCCCTAGCACTTGGAATAAGTTTTTATCTCTATTTGTTCTTTATTGTTCTTATCGTTTCACAAAAAATGATGCCTTTTTTTGCGGCTAACAGCATCATCGGCTATACAATGAATAAAAGCAAGCACTTTTTGCTTTTGGTTTTTGTAGCACTCATCCTTAAGGTCATTTTAGAGGCTTTAAATATGAACGCTTTTGTAGCAGATAGTGCGCTTTTTGGCATCATTACTTATGAGCTTCTCAAATGGCGTCTTCCATTTCGAAAATCACCTGCTATTTTATGGGTGCTGTTTCTTTCTATCTGGTGGGTTCCAGTAGGGTTTGGACTTTTTGTTGTGCAAGATTTTTCAGCACTGGTTGGTCATTCTATTTATTTGGAAAAGTCGCCACTACACGCCTTAGCGCTGGGCTATTTTACAACCGTGTTGATTGGTTTTGGAACAAGGGTGATCCTCGGACATTCAGGTCGTACACCTAAAGCAGATGCTTATGCTGTGACACTTTTTGGACTCATCCAAGCAATGACACTCATTCGTATCATTGCGGGTATTTTCCCACAAATTGGCTATTTGCATGCTATATTTACTGTGGCAATACTGTGGATTGTTATCTTTGGATTATGGTCAAAGCGGTATATTCATATTTTATTTGAGAAGTAATGCGTCGTGAGCCGTATAAGCGGCTCACCTCTTTACATGTAAGCTTAGGATATGACTTCAAATCCCGCATCATCAATCGCTTTTTCAAACACACTCACATCAATGGGCGCATCGTATTCGATAACCGTTTTACCGCTAGCAAGGTCAACATTAACACTTTTAACCCCTGCAATTCCCTCTAAAACACCTTTGACGCTTTTAACGCACCCCATACAACTCATACCTTTAACTACCAATGTGATTGTTGCCATTGCGTATCCTTTTACTATGATTTTACTTTTTCATTTTCCAACGTCTTAAAAGCAGTGAATTACTCACTACCGAGACAGAACTCATCGCCATTGCACCACCTGCGACAATGGGGTTTAACATACCCATAAACGCCAGTGGAATCGCTAAAATATTATACACAAAAGCCAAAAAGAGGTTCTGCTTAATTTTTGACATCGTAGCGCGAGAAAGAGCGATGGCATTAACCACATAAAGTGGATCGTTTGCGATTAAAATCAGATCAGCACTCTCCACAGCAATATCCGAGCCATTGGACATCGCAATCGCTACATCTGCCACCGCAAGTGCGGGTGCATCGTTGATACCATCTCCCACCATACAGACAAATTTGCCTTCACTCTTTAATTTGGTAATTGCCTCCGCTTTGCCATCAGGTAAGACTTCTGCAAAAAAATGCTTTATACCTAACTCATCGGCTACTTTTTGGGCACAACGTTGATTGTCACCTGTCAGCATAAAGACTTCAATGCCATCATTTTGAAGCTTCTCAATGGCTACTTTGGCACTTTCACGAATCGTATCTGCAAGTGCGATATAACCGATAACGTACTCTTTGGTAGCAAGAGCGACAATGCTATTTCCTGCCTCTATAAATGTTTGTGCCTCATGTGAAAGTTTGAGTGAGGTAAACTGTGTTATAAATGCGGGTGAGCCTGCAAAGTAAAGCACGCCATCAATTTCCCCTGAAACGCCCAATCCTGAATAGTTTTGAAATGCTTGAACACTCGTTGATGCGCTTTGCTGTGCTGAAGCGATGATCGCTTTAGCTAGCGGGTGTTTTGAGCCCTCTTCCAAGCTTGCGGCAAGAACTAAAAATTGCTCTTTGCTTAAATCATTTTTTTCGATTAAAACATCAACCACTTGCGGATTTGCGTAAGTCAACGTTCCCGTTTTATCAAACACAACGGCATTAATTTTTCCTACATTTTCAAGCACTTCAGCATTTTTAATCAAAATACCTTCACTAGCCCCTCGCCCAACACCAACCATAATCGCCGTAGGCGTAGCAAGTCCAAGAGCGCATGGGCATGCGATAACAAGGACTGAAACGGCATTAATGATTGCCTCTTCAAAATTACCTCCAATCATCCACCATGCGCCAAAAGTGATAAGAGCGATGCTCACAACGATGGGCACAAAAATGCCCGAAATCGTATCAGCAAGGCGTTGGATGGGCGCTTTAGAGCCTTGCGCCTCTTCGATGAGACGTACGATGGAAGCTAAAAAGGTGCCTGAGCCTACTTTCGTGGCTTGGCATTTGAGCATACCATCACCATTTTTGGTCGCCCCAACGATATGATCGCCCACGGATTTAAGCACAGGCAAACTCTCACCTGTCATCATCGACTCGTCAACCATACTGTTGCCTTCCACAACAATGCCATCGGTGGGAATACTCTCACCTGCTTTGACCACAAAAATATCGTTTACATGTAAAAATTCTATGCTGATCTCTTCGAGGATGCCATTTCGCTCAACAAACGCTTTTTTCGGTTGTAAATGAAGCAGTTTTGCAATAGCAAAACCCGTCTTTGCTTTGGCTCTCACTTCTAACAGTTTTCCTAAAAGTACCAAAGTGATCACCGAAACAGAGGCTTCAAAGTAAAGATGCAATGGCAAATTAAGAAGCAGAACACAAAGGCTTAAAAAGTATGCGGCACTCGTACCTAAAACGACCAATACATCCATATTGGCACTACCACTTTTTAGGCTTTTATATGCTCCTATGTAAAATTTTCGTCCGCAGTAAAACTGTACAATAGTGGCTAAAACAAGCTGCAATACAGGCGATAGATGAAGATGTACTCCACCTAACATGGCTACCATTTCAACTAAAAATGGTGAGGTTAAAAGTGCCGAAAGGATAAATTCTCTCAAAAGTTTACGGTACTCTTGCTCTTTTTCTAAACTTTTTTGGTTTTGATCAACCTTCGCCGATTCGGTTGCCCCAAAACCTGTTTTTTCGATGGTTTGTATAATTTCAGAAAGGTTGATTTGTGGGTTAGAAGAGTCGATAAAAGCTTTTTCAGACGCCAAATTGACATTGGCTTTGACACCTTCCAGCTTGCCAAGTACACGCTCTATGCGCGCGGAACATGCCGCACATGTCATGCCCTTAATATCGAGCTCAAAATGTTTTTCGGACATTTTTTATCTCCTTTATTTTGTGACATTTTAACGCTTCATTACTTGCTCCAAGATGAAACAAAAAATGTAGCTTTATCTTTACATGTAAAGGGATTATTCGCTCGCTTTATCTTCCAAAAGCTCTATGGGTTCAATATCGGTATTAAAATCTTGGTATTCGAGTTTGGCATCTTTAAGATTTTTAGTTGCCTTGGCACCTAAACGCTTTAAATTCTCCACACGACCCAGTATATTACCCGATCCCTCGGTAAGCTGTTTTTGAGCGTTTTCATAGCTGTTATTCAGTGTTTGAAGCTGAGTGCCTACTTTTTTGAAGCTTTCTGAAAAACCGACCATTTTGTCGTACATTTTGCCCGCTTCATCAAAGAGCTTCGTGGCAAGCGTACTCGACTGCTCACTTTGCCAGTAAAGATAAATCGTACGCAATGAAACAGTCAATGTTGAAGGGTTCACAATGGCAATATGCTTGCGAAGCGCGTACTCATAAAGTTTGGGATCTTCATTGATTGCAACTGAGAATGCCCCTTCAATAGGCACAAACATAAAGACATACTGAAGTGTGCCTTGTTTGTAGTGCGCATAGTCTTTGCTATCAAGCGTGTCAATATGCTCACGAAAAGCTTGCATCAGTGCTTTAGAAGCAATGTTTTTTTCCTCATCGCTCTCGGCCCTAATGAATTCATCGTAACTGTTGAGTGAGACTTTTGAATCAATGATGATGGTGCGTTCTTGAGGGAGTTTGATGACGACATCGGGACGTTTGGTACGACCTTCTTCATCTTTATAACTCTCTTGCGTCTCGTAATGCACGCCCTTAATAAGCCCAGAATATTCCAAAACACTCTCCAAGATCATCTCGCCCCAACTACCTTGGCTTTGCTTTTTACCTTTGAGTGCTTTGGTAAGATTTTCAGCCTCTTTAGAGATGTTCATTCCCGCTCTTGCTACCAGTTCAATCTCTTTGGAGAGTTCAGCAAATTTTTTTGTACTGTTTTCTTGGGAATTTTCAATACTTTTTTTAAAACCATCCAAATTTTCTTTAAAGGGCTTAAGGAGTGTTTCAAGCGATTTTATCGAGGTGTCATCAAGCTTTTGAAGCTTCTTTTCCAAATGCTGTTCCATAATGGCATTCAGTTTCAGTTCAAGTTTTTTACCCTGCTCTTCTAGGTCAAACTTTAGTTTTTGATTGCCCTCTTTTTGCGCACCAAGTTCTGCTTGAAGTTTCGCACTTTGCATGTTAAGTGCCACGTTTTCAGCGCCCAATTGCTCATTTTTCGCTTTGAGTTCTACAAGTTCATTTGCTTTTTCTTTGAAGCTAGCTCTAATCCATAGCCCAAACACCAACATGGCAACAAAAAATGTGATAAAAACAGCTAACAACAGCATCTCTTGAGGCATAAAAACTCCTAATGTAGTCTTACATGTAAAAAATTAATCGATATAAATGGTGTCTAAAATCTGATTTTTGAAGCGAATATTTTCCAAGTTTTGTTTTAAAACACGGTTTTCTTCTTTAAGGATCGAGTACTCGCCATAAAGCTTATTAATATCTCGACTCATATAGTAGATCTGGTTTTTGATGTAGATTTTGGGCAAAATAACCAAAAAAGCAACAAACATCACCATATACACAAGCAATAAAAAACGAAAATCAAGATTTTTCTCGACTTTCTGCTCGGCATCATACTGTTCTAAGAGTTCGTTTTTATCGCCCATTACGCCCTCTTATCTCAAATACTCTTAACTTTGCACTGCGACTTCTTGGATTTCTTTTCACTTCAGCATTTGTTGCTTCAATCGGTTTTTTACTAATGAGTTTTCCTATGCTGTGATTATTGCCGCACATGCAACGCATCACGGAAGGCAAACAGATACAATTTTGACTCCACAGTTTAAACGTCTGCTTCACAATACGATCTTCCAACGAATGAAAAGAGATAATTCCTACAATACAGTGCTCAAATTGCGCGTTTTTAATGCTTTCCAAAAGCTCATTCAAGACGCCAAGCTCGTTATTGACTTCGATGCGAATGGCTTGAAAGAGAAGCGTTGAAGGATGAATACTCTTTTTGCCTCCCACTTTTTCAGCCAGTTTTGAAAGCTCTTTTGCACTTTCTATAGGTGCTTTTGTCCTCGCATCGCAAATAAGCTGTGCCAGTTTTTTATATTCATGGATCTCACCATACTCACGCAAAATAAACTCTAACTCCTCTTTGGAGTAATGATTGATAACCTTATAAGCACTGAGCTCTTGTTTTGGATTCATGCGCATATCAAGAACATCGGAGTCAAAGGCAAATCCACGCTCTTTTTTATCAAGTTGCAAAGAAGAGACACCAATATCGGCTAAAATACCACGAATAGGCAAATTGGAATACTTTGCAATCACTGAAGAAAAGTTGCCATGATGAAACGACACGCGATCACCAAAGCGTTCTAACCGTTTTTGACTAAAGACTAACGCCTCTTCATCTTGGTCACATCCAATGAGTTTAATATGTGGATTTTGCTCTAAAAGAGCTTCGCTATGCCCGCCATACCCAAGTGTACAATCAATAATAACCCCTTCGTCAATGCCAGAAAATGCCGCTTTGACCTCTTCTAAAAGTACGGGAATGTGGGGAACGTTCACAGGGTATCCTTAATTAAAATGGCTCTATTATACTCAACTCAGACTTACAATCGCCTCATAAGCGACATCCATCATTGTCTCAATTTCTTTACATGTAATCACATAAGGTGGCATAAAATAAACAACATTACCCAGTGGGCGAAGAATAACGCCTTTTTTGAGTGCATACGTAAATATTTTTAAATTGACACGAAAATCTATAGGATAAACATCCAATTCCACTGCGGCAATCATTCCCATTTGGCGCACTTTTTGCACGTTAGGAAGCGCTTTAAAACGCTCTAGCTTTGAAGCAATTAAGGCAATTTTTTCTTGATTTTTCTCCAGTATAGACTCGTTTTCAAAAATATCCAGTGTCGCATTAGCAGCACTACACGCTAAAGGATTTCCCGTATAGCTGTGCGAGTGTAAAAAGGCTTTAAATTCGGTGTAATCACAATAAAAAGCATCATAAACTTTTTGAGTCGTAAGCACAACGGAAAGTGGCAGATAACCTCCCGTTAGTCCTTTCGAAAGTGTCATAAAATCAGGACTAACACCTGCGTGTTCACACGCAAACATTTTACCCGTTCGTCCAAATCCAACTGCGATTTCATCGGCAATAAGATGCACATCATATTCATCACACAGTTTGCGAGCAAGTGTAATGTAATGAGGATGGTACATGTTCATTCCACCTGAGCATTGAACCAATGGCTCAATGATAAATGCTGAAATTTGAGCTGCTTTTTCTTTAAAAATTTGCGCTAAAGCATCCGCTGCTTTTATGGCACTCTCTTTTGTCTGATCTTTGGGTACAGGCGTTTGAATCGTTTGCAATAAAATATCTTCAAAAACTTCTTTATAAAGCTTAACATCACCCACCGCTAAAGCACCGATAGTTTCACCATGGTAACTGTTTTCTAAAGAGACAAAAAAAGGTCGTTTTTGCCCTCTGTTTTTATGGTATTGAAAGCTCATTTTTAAAGCGACTTCAATAGCACTTGAGCCATTATCGGCATAAAAACATTTTTCTAACCCTTGTGGCGCTAAATCACACAATCTTTTAGAGAGCTTTACAATCGGCTCATGCGTAAATCCAGCAAAAATAACATGTTCAAGCGTTTCTAATTGCTCTTTGATCTTTTGATTGATGTAAGGATTGCAATGTCCAAAAATATTGACCCACCACGAGCTAACACCATCGATATAACAGTTATCATCAAAGTCAACCAAATAAACTCCACGACCACTTTTAATGGGGATCAAAGGAAGCGTCTCGTGGTCTTTCATCTGCGTACATGGATGCCAAATATATTTCAAATCATCATCTATTAACTTTTTTGTGTCCATTGTTACATTTTGCCTTTTTTTGTTAGGAGTTTCACGCGATTTATGGTTATTTAATAACTATATAGATAGAATTATAGCAAAATACGAAGTTCTCAAAGGGCAAGAATGATTACGTGGATGCAACGTCACAAGAAATATTTGGTCATCACTATCTGGATTAGTACAATAGCATTCGTTGGTGCTGGTTTTGTAGGATGGGGTGCTTATGACATGAACAAAGATCGCGCCGCTTCTGTCGCGAAAGTAGGTCATCGAACTATTTCCGTCCAAGAGTTTCAATCTGCTTATGCAACCCATTACAATTTTTACAACAACCTTCTTGGTGGTAAACTTACTCAAGAACAAGCTGAACAAATGGGACTTAACAAAATTGTTATGAATACTCTTGTTAATCAAGCACTTCTTTTGAATTATGCTGATGAAATTGGACTTCTTGCTACAAAAGAAGACGTTAAAGAGCGCCTTAAAAATACTCCAAATTTTCAAACAGATGGCGTCTTTAATAAAGATCTCTACTACACTATTTTAAAAGCAAATCGTATCAATCCAAACGACTATGAACATGGTCTTGAAAAAGAGATCCTAAATGCAAAACTTGAAAGCTTTTTCAAATTAGCTCCTTCGCCTAAAGAAATTGACCTTTTTGCTTCTGCTTTTTTTATGGAAGACCGTCTTGCCATTAGTGCTATAACGCTTGACGCTAACGAGGTCACTGTCAATGAAGAAGCAATTAAAGCCTATTGGGAAAAGAATAAATCGAATTATCTTACAAAGAAAAGCTATACGCTAGAACTTCTATCGCTACCTCAATCATCAAGCAAATTTGATGATAAGACATTAGAAGAGTTTTTTGCTCAAGAAAAACATAACTATAAATTTGAAGATGGCAAATTAATGAGTTTTGATGAGGCAAAAGCAAAACTTGCTATTGACCTCAGACTTAAAAATGATAAGAAAAGTGCGTTAGAAGCTTTCCTTGCTTTCAAAAAAGGCGAGATTCCAGCAACCGAAACCAAAGTTATCTTTGATGACGATACAATCTACCCTCTTGATAAAATCCAAATTGCCGCTAAAGATGAAGTCTTAAAACCACTTGTTATCAAAGACAACTACGTCATTATCAAAGTCAAAGAGATCAAACTTCCAGAACCTATGTCGTATGAAGTGGCAAAAAAAGATGCTTCACGTGATCTTTTAGATGAGCTTAAAAGTGCCACTCTTGAAAAGAAAGCTCAGGCAAAACTTGAGAATTTGACAGCAGG is a window from the Sulfurospirillum oryzae genome containing:
- a CDS encoding diguanylate cyclase, with product MVLPNRLVHFDSFEVYFWKRISKNFFYFSCVGLFLSIVYIPFDYQLHRGSDSFYFILAGRATAVFFAIMVVLASIHPFFKHHNVLAITTFGTMGFSAVTLTYLLFGNPVHFVIYSWFFYLVATMMQTPLITNKIFFIMEGYQVAFMGAVMAYTNQSAEEMVIFFSLAIPLVGYVYSVIWLNRKNGKEAYKNALQNHILMSLDGLSNLLNRRTWYEMSRRKWSVDKGSSFVMLDIDHFKKVNDTYGHECGDLVIQSVSQTLLEQTREYDIIGRLGGEEFGILLPQTNLEEAHIIAERIRQKVADTIISYNGKEIRVTISLGLIQNNDAIDDFNTLVVLGDKCLYQAKAEGRNRVKSYEEI
- the tpx gene encoding thiol peroxidase, which encodes MDKTALKGTPVKLEGTFQEVGNYAPIVKVVTPDLQEKTIGGESNKAQLIIAVPSLDTPVCDAEARRFNQEVAKHENIDTTIISMDLPFASAKFCNVAGIENLTVGSDFRHKAFARAYGMLIADGALEGLCARALFVISKDGKIVYKQVVPEITEEPNYDEALNAAIDAANRGASCCGFCQ
- a CDS encoding NnrS family protein → MPLSMQPTGGLVVVVFVSSLTPPEPPKTTALQNLQAQPHRIFFFAGVVNGLLFVALLGLHYAALLSLHVSVGLYHAYAMTFIVFTQFFAGFLLTTFPRYLSRPSAKQSEYMPVAWLINGGSVFFVVCSFISEMTLIAPMLVILAGYVKLCLLLLDFQTKSTVTNKTDTTWMLRAFALGTVGQVLFIANLFIPTYALALGISFYLYLFFIVLIVSQKMMPFFAANSIIGYTMNKSKHFLLLVFVALILKVILEALNMNAFVADSALFGIITYELLKWRLPFRKSPAILWVLFLSIWWVPVGFGLFVVQDFSALVGHSIYLEKSPLHALALGYFTTVLIGFGTRVILGHSGRTPKADAYAVTLFGLIQAMTLIRIIAGIFPQIGYLHAIFTVAILWIVIFGLWSKRYIHILFEK
- a CDS encoding heavy-metal-associated domain-containing protein; this encodes MATITLVVKGMSCMGCVKSVKGVLEGIAGVKSVNVDLASGKTVIEYDAPIDVSVFEKAIDDAGFEVIS
- a CDS encoding heavy metal translocating P-type ATPase is translated as MSEKHFELDIKGMTCAACSARIERVLGKLEGVKANVNLASEKAFIDSSNPQINLSEIIQTIEKTGFGATESAKVDQNQKSLEKEQEYRKLLREFILSALLTSPFLVEMVAMLGGVHLHLSPVLQLVLATIVQFYCGRKFYIGAYKSLKSGSANMDVLVVLGTSAAYFLSLCVLLLNLPLHLYFEASVSVITLVLLGKLLEVRAKAKTGFAIAKLLHLQPKKAFVERNGILEEISIEFLHVNDIFVVKAGESIPTDGIVVEGNSMVDESMMTGESLPVLKSVGDHIVGATKNGDGMLKCQATKVGSGTFLASIVRLIEEAQGSKAPIQRLADTISGIFVPIVVSIALITFGAWWMIGGNFEEAIINAVSVLVIACPCALGLATPTAIMVGVGRGASEGILIKNAEVLENVGKINAVVFDKTGTLTYANPQVVDVLIEKNDLSKEQFLVLAASLEEGSKHPLAKAIIASAQQSASTSVQAFQNYSGLGVSGEIDGVLYFAGSPAFITQFTSLKLSHEAQTFIEAGNSIVALATKEYVIGYIALADTIRESAKVAIEKLQNDGIEVFMLTGDNQRCAQKVADELGIKHFFAEVLPDGKAEAITKLKSEGKFVCMVGDGINDAPALAVADVAIAMSNGSDIAVESADLILIANDPLYVVNAIALSRATMSKIKQNLFLAFVYNILAIPLAFMGMLNPIVAGGAMAMSSVSVVSNSLLLRRWKMKK
- the rmuC gene encoding DNA recombination protein RmuC encodes the protein MPQEMLLLAVFITFFVAMLVFGLWIRASFKEKANELVELKAKNEQLGAENVALNMQSAKLQAELGAQKEGNQKLKFDLEEQGKKLELKLNAIMEQHLEKKLQKLDDTSIKSLETLLKPFKENLDGFKKSIENSQENSTKKFAELSKEIELVARAGMNISKEAENLTKALKGKKQSQGSWGEMILESVLEYSGLIKGVHYETQESYKDEEGRTKRPDVVIKLPQERTIIIDSKVSLNSYDEFIRAESDEEKNIASKALMQAFREHIDTLDSKDYAHYKQGTLQYVFMFVPIEGAFSVAINEDPKLYEYALRKHIAIVNPSTLTVSLRTIYLYWQSEQSSTLATKLFDEAGKMYDKMVGFSESFKKVGTQLQTLNNSYENAQKQLTEGSGNILGRVENLKRLGAKATKNLKDAKLEYQDFNTDIEPIELLEDKASE
- the rsmH gene encoding 16S rRNA (cytosine(1402)-N(4))-methyltransferase RsmH, whose product is MNVPHIPVLLEEVKAAFSGIDEGVIIDCTLGYGGHSEALLEQNPHIKLIGCDQDEEALVFSQKRLERFGDRVSFHHGNFSSVIAKYSNLPIRGILADIGVSSLQLDKKERGFAFDSDVLDMRMNPKQELSAYKVINHYSKEELEFILREYGEIHEYKKLAQLICDARTKAPIESAKELSKLAEKVGGKKSIHPSTLLFQAIRIEVNNELGVLNELLESIKNAQFEHCIVGIISFHSLEDRIVKQTFKLWSQNCICLPSVMRCMCGNNHSIGKLISKKPIEATNAEVKRNPRSRSAKLRVFEIRGRNGR
- a CDS encoding adenosylmethionine--8-amino-7-oxononanoate transaminase, giving the protein MDTKKLIDDDLKYIWHPCTQMKDHETLPLIPIKSGRGVYLVDFDDNCYIDGVSSWWVNIFGHCNPYINQKIKEQLETLEHVIFAGFTHEPIVKLSKRLCDLAPQGLEKCFYADNGSSAIEVALKMSFQYHKNRGQKRPFFVSLENSYHGETIGALAVGDVKLYKEVFEDILLQTIQTPVPKDQTKESAIKAADALAQIFKEKAAQISAFIIEPLVQCSGGMNMYHPHYITLARKLCDEYDVHLIADEIAVGFGRTGKMFACEHAGVSPDFMTLSKGLTGGYLPLSVVLTTQKVYDAFYCDYTEFKAFLHSHSYTGNPLACSAANATLDIFENESILEKNQEKIALIASKLERFKALPNVQKVRQMGMIAAVELDVYPIDFRVNLKIFTYALKKGVILRPLGNVVYFMPPYVITCKEIETMMDVAYEAIVSLS
- a CDS encoding peptidylprolyl isomerase is translated as MITWMQRHKKYLVITIWISTIAFVGAGFVGWGAYDMNKDRAASVAKVGHRTISVQEFQSAYATHYNFYNNLLGGKLTQEQAEQMGLNKIVMNTLVNQALLLNYADEIGLLATKEDVKERLKNTPNFQTDGVFNKDLYYTILKANRINPNDYEHGLEKEILNAKLESFFKLAPSPKEIDLFASAFFMEDRLAISAITLDANEVTVNEEAIKAYWEKNKSNYLTKKSYTLELLSLPQSSSKFDDKTLEEFFAQEKHNYKFEDGKLMSFDEAKAKLAIDLRLKNDKKSALEAFLAFKKGEIPATETKVIFDDDTIYPLDKIQIAAKDEVLKPLVIKDNYVIIKVKEIKLPEPMSYEVAKKDASRDLLDELKSATLEKKAQAKLENLTAGNDIGFVSRDSVKSIAGLSEAKSAEFLSHVFDNTAKKGYKVIDGKAIVYEVLEQKLLNKEKAKQYVSMISENVLQVKQAELNQNLIKKLAAVYKVEQYYKGK